A stretch of Bombus vancouverensis nearcticus chromosome 13, iyBomVanc1_principal, whole genome shotgun sequence DNA encodes these proteins:
- the LOC143303540 gene encoding uncharacterized protein LOC143303540, whose protein sequence is MTKRTISSEIAKITQDPLGLLAPVIVRAKMLLQRLWTLKIGWDESLPADVHTEWSKYYAQLPLLNNVKFPRKTIIKTTAEIELHGFCDASERAYGACVYLRTITPDGHVWTRLLTVKSKVVPLKSQTIPRLELSGAPLLTSLATTVLQTLPRNISRTVYWTDTTIVLHWINTSPHTLKIFVANRVTEIQQKTHTSDWRRIPTTDNPADLISRGQSPDTSCDQPFGNMDRNGFNNPKNTGRRGTQYH, encoded by the coding sequence ATGACGAAAAGAACAATCAGCTCCGAAATCGCCAAGATTACTCAAGACCCTCTTGGATTACTGGCACCAGTGATCGTTCGAGCTAAGATGCTGCTCCAACGACTTTGGACATTAAAAATTGGTTGGGACGAATCTCTTCCGGCTGACGTACATACAGAATGGAGCAAATACTATGCACAGCTTCCATTGCTAAATAACGTAAAGTTTCCACGTAAAACTATAATCAAGACTACAGCGGAAATTGAGTTACACGGGTTCTGTGACGCCAGCGAAAGGGCGTATGGGGCATGTGTTTACCTTCGCACCATCACTCCGGATGGTCATGTCTGGACACGACTCCTCACTGTAAAGTCAAAGGTGGTTCCGCTCAAATCACAAACCATTCCAAGGCTGGAACTGAGTGGAGCACCTCTTCTCACATCACTGGCCACTACAGTCCTTCAAACCTTACCACGCAACATTTCTCGGACTGTTTATTGGACTGATACTACCATCGTTCTTCATTGGATTAATACATCACCCCATACGCTGAAAATCTTTGTCGCTAATCGCGTGACAGAAATTCAACAGAAGACTCACACCTCAGATTGGCGTCGCATTCCCACCACCGATAACCCTGCAGATCTCATATCTCGAGGCCAATCACCCGATACTTCCTGCGACCAACCATTTGGCAACATGGACCGGAATGGCTTCAACAATCCGAAGAATACTGGCCGACGTGGAACCCAGTACCATTAA
- the LOC117157436 gene encoding uncharacterized protein LOC117157436 yields the protein MAMKRLTSLCGDVLHTGPKLQDNLFFILLRFRSHQYFITGDVEKMYQQFLVRPEDRKFQQILWHNSDGEVDTYQLNTVTFGLSAAPYLAIRCLKQLADDEGHRYPRAAMVLQRDFYVDDVLTGIDTKVEARSLRTELRELLN from the coding sequence ATGGCGATGAAGCGACTCACATCCCTCTGCGGGGACGTACTTCATACGGGACCGAAACTACAAGACAacttatttttcattcttctaaGATTTCGTTCTCATCAATACTTCATTACAGGCGATGTTGAAAAGATGTATCAACAATTTCTTGTGCgtccagaggatcggaaattcCAACAAATTTTGTGGCACAACTCTGATGGAGAAGTTGACACCTATCAACTTAACACAGTGACATTCGGGCTGTCAGCAGCCCCTTATCTAGCCATTCGGTGCCTCAAACAACTGGCAGACGACGAGGGACATCGGTACCCACGAGCGGCGATGGTCTTACAGCGAGACTTCTACGTCGACGATGTTCTCACGGGAATTGATACAAAGGTCGAGGCACGATCATTGAGAACGGAGCTCAGAGAATTGCTTAACTAG
- the LOC143303541 gene encoding uncharacterized protein LOC143303541: MALGILVLQWIKSSPHTLKTFVTDIAEWRHVPPDDNPADLISRGQTPKEFLRPTIWKNGPEWLKQQEENWPIWIPTPLGEIPEQKKTICLTTITQSSTDIRLGQD, encoded by the coding sequence TGCTCCAGTGGATCAAGTCCTCGCCACACACGTTAAAAACCTTCGTGACCGACATCGCCGAATGGCGTCATGTGCCCCCCGACGACAACCCAGCGGATCTAATCTCCCGAGGGCAGACTCCCAAGGAATTCCTGCGTCCGACCATTTGGAAAAACGGACCCGAATGGCTTAAGCAACAAGAGGAAAACTGGCCGATCTGGATCCCCACACCGTTGGGAGAAATACCGGAACAAAAAAAGACGATCTGTCTAACAACGATAACACAATCCTCCACCGATATTCGTCTTGGACAAGACTAA